The following proteins are co-located in the Microbacterium sp. Clip185 genome:
- a CDS encoding ABC transporter substrate-binding protein gives MQHPRKKAVAALALSAFLLAGCAAGGDQGSDAAATDCAPADGQVTLEFTSWIPGIEDVVKIWNDENPDIQVKVQTGPNGNSGTYQNFFNQIAAGNAPDLGQIEYDALPNFLVQDGVENIANCGDVSSAKDQFVGWAWSQVALDGGVYGIPQDIGPMGLFYRSDLFAANNIPVPTTWDEYKEAAKKIRALGGYITNFSQSDINQFAGFVWQAGGQWFDNGSDGWKVSLTDDASTKVADYWQDLISEDLVSTYPAWTDEWNNAYNSSQVWTWNSAVWGANSISSGAPDTSGKWSVAQMPQWKAGDAVSGNWGGSSIAVLKGSKHPYEASKFALWLNTSDEALTALNKAANIYPATTEGLKLPSLAEGVDFYGGQKIYDVFAQAATEVTPDFVWGPTMTQTYADVSDGFKAAVSGSGTLADALQKGQDSTIKTLESQSIPVQK, from the coding sequence ATGCAGCACCCCAGAAAGAAGGCGGTCGCAGCCCTCGCGCTGTCGGCGTTCCTGCTCGCCGGCTGTGCCGCGGGCGGCGACCAGGGCAGCGACGCCGCTGCAACCGACTGCGCACCGGCCGACGGTCAGGTCACGCTCGAGTTCACCTCGTGGATCCCCGGCATCGAGGATGTCGTGAAGATCTGGAACGACGAGAACCCCGACATCCAGGTCAAGGTGCAGACCGGCCCCAACGGCAACAGCGGCACCTACCAGAACTTCTTCAACCAGATCGCGGCCGGCAACGCCCCCGACCTCGGCCAGATCGAGTACGACGCGCTCCCCAACTTCCTCGTGCAGGACGGTGTCGAGAACATCGCGAACTGCGGCGACGTGAGCTCCGCCAAGGATCAGTTCGTGGGCTGGGCGTGGAGCCAGGTCGCCCTCGACGGCGGCGTCTACGGCATCCCGCAGGACATCGGTCCGATGGGGCTGTTCTACCGCTCCGACCTGTTCGCAGCCAACAACATCCCCGTGCCGACGACCTGGGACGAGTACAAGGAGGCCGCGAAGAAGATCCGCGCTCTCGGCGGCTACATCACCAACTTCTCGCAGTCCGACATCAACCAGTTCGCGGGCTTCGTCTGGCAGGCCGGCGGACAGTGGTTCGACAACGGCTCCGACGGGTGGAAGGTCTCGCTGACCGACGACGCCTCGACCAAGGTCGCCGACTACTGGCAGGACCTCATCTCCGAGGACCTCGTCAGCACGTACCCGGCTTGGACCGACGAGTGGAACAACGCCTACAACTCGAGCCAGGTCTGGACCTGGAACTCGGCCGTCTGGGGCGCCAACTCGATCTCCAGCGGCGCACCCGACACGTCCGGCAAGTGGTCGGTCGCGCAGATGCCGCAGTGGAAGGCCGGCGACGCCGTCTCCGGCAACTGGGGCGGTTCGTCGATCGCCGTGCTCAAGGGCAGCAAGCACCCGTACGAGGCGTCGAAGTTCGCCCTGTGGCTGAACACCTCTGACGAGGCGCTGACCGCGCTGAACAAGGCCGCCAACATCTACCCCGCGACCACCGAGGGCCTGAAGCTCCCGTCGCTGGCCGAGGGCGTCGATTTCTACGGCGGACAGAAGATCTACGACGTGTTCGCTCAGGCGGCCACCGAGGTCACCCCCGACTTCGTGTGGGGCCCGACGATGACGCAGACCTACGCCGACGTCTCCGACGGCTTCAAGGCTGCCGTCTCGGGTTCGGGAACGCTCGCCGACGCTCTGCAGAAGGGTCAGGACTCGACGATCAAGACACTCGAGTCGCAGTCCATCCCGGTCCAGAAGTAG
- the galT gene encoding galactose-1-phosphate uridylyltransferase, which yields MNTPQQDVALLGAGVVKRPTCLADGRELIYYDDPDTTLPPERSIDARELAPRPETATMRLDVLTGDWISIAANRQNRAFLPPAELDPLAPQTPTNPSEIPSRYDVAVFENKSPSFGPALAAATDDAPAAVDPPRSLADLAEYGLGRTRTSVGRTEVVCFSPEHAGSFGTQTVTRARTVIEAWADRTAALSALPGIQQVFPFENRGQEIGVTLPHPHGQIYAYPYVTPRTQRLLAALERTGDDLFDRILEMESQSERVILTGEHWTAFVPFAARWPLEVHLVPHRHVADFAETNDAERDELAPLYLRLLRGVDALYDTPTPYIAAWHQAPVHTGRAGARLHLELTSPRRAADKLKYLAGSEAAMGAWIGDVPPETAAARLREAVEGVSL from the coding sequence GTGAACACACCTCAGCAGGATGTCGCACTCCTCGGTGCGGGCGTCGTGAAGCGACCCACGTGCCTCGCCGACGGCCGCGAGCTCATCTACTACGACGACCCCGACACGACCCTCCCGCCCGAGCGCAGCATCGACGCCCGCGAGCTGGCACCGCGTCCGGAAACCGCGACGATGCGTCTGGACGTGCTGACCGGCGACTGGATCTCCATCGCCGCCAACCGGCAGAACCGCGCGTTCCTGCCTCCGGCCGAGCTCGATCCGCTCGCCCCGCAGACGCCGACGAACCCTTCCGAGATCCCATCGCGCTACGACGTGGCTGTCTTCGAGAACAAGTCGCCCTCGTTCGGCCCGGCCCTCGCCGCGGCGACCGATGATGCCCCGGCGGCCGTCGACCCGCCGCGCAGCCTCGCCGACCTCGCCGAGTACGGACTCGGCCGCACCCGCACGTCCGTCGGACGCACCGAGGTGGTGTGCTTCAGCCCCGAGCACGCGGGCTCCTTCGGTACCCAGACCGTCACGCGCGCACGCACCGTGATCGAGGCCTGGGCGGATCGCACCGCAGCACTCTCGGCACTGCCCGGCATCCAGCAGGTCTTCCCGTTCGAGAACCGCGGGCAGGAGATCGGTGTGACCCTGCCGCATCCGCACGGGCAGATCTACGCGTACCCGTACGTCACCCCGCGCACACAGCGACTGCTGGCCGCGCTCGAGCGCACCGGCGACGACCTTTTCGACCGCATCCTCGAGATGGAGTCGCAGAGCGAGCGCGTGATCCTCACCGGCGAGCACTGGACCGCCTTCGTGCCGTTCGCCGCGCGGTGGCCTCTCGAGGTGCACCTCGTGCCGCACCGCCACGTCGCCGACTTCGCCGAGACGAACGACGCCGAGCGCGACGAACTCGCACCGCTGTACCTGCGGCTGCTGCGCGGCGTCGACGCGCTCTACGACACCCCGACGCCCTACATCGCGGCGTGGCACCAGGCTCCGGTCCACACCGGACGCGCGGGTGCTCGCCTGCACCTCGAACTGACCTCGCCGCGCCGCGCGGCCGACAAGCTGAAGTATCTCGCCGGAAGCGAGGCGGCGATGGGCGCCTGGATCGGCGACGTTCCGCCCGAGACCGCCGCCGCACGCCTGCGCGAGGCCGTAGAAGGAGTATCACTGTGA
- a CDS encoding carbohydrate ABC transporter permease, which translates to MSATVATRRNTGATRRVREPLVSRGSAMLIMAVFTVYFLLPLWWLLVASSKDTGDILTTNPLWFADFRLFANIGDLFAYRDGIYLRWLGNSLLYAGLGGAIATLLAAMAGYALAKYRFPGREFLFNVVLGGVLVPATALALPLFLIFSQVQLTNTFWAVFLPSLVSPFGVYLARIFAASSVPDELLEAARLDGSGEIRTFFTVSMRLMTPALVTMFLFQFVAIWNNFFLPLIMLRSEELFPVVYGLFGWNNQLNQLPELRGLVLIGALLSVIPLIVTFLLLQRFWRGGLGAGAIK; encoded by the coding sequence ATGAGCGCCACCGTCGCCACCCGCCGGAACACCGGCGCCACCCGTCGCGTGCGCGAACCCCTGGTCTCGCGCGGCTCGGCGATGCTCATCATGGCCGTGTTCACGGTCTACTTCCTGCTGCCGCTGTGGTGGCTGCTGGTCGCCTCCAGCAAGGACACCGGCGACATCCTCACGACCAACCCGCTCTGGTTCGCGGACTTCCGCCTGTTCGCGAACATCGGCGACCTGTTCGCCTACCGCGACGGCATCTACCTGCGCTGGCTCGGCAACTCGCTGCTGTACGCCGGCCTCGGCGGTGCGATCGCGACGCTGCTGGCGGCCATGGCGGGGTACGCCCTTGCGAAGTACCGCTTCCCGGGGCGGGAGTTCCTCTTCAACGTCGTGCTCGGCGGCGTGCTCGTTCCTGCCACGGCGCTCGCTCTGCCGCTGTTCCTGATCTTCAGCCAGGTGCAGCTGACGAACACGTTCTGGGCGGTCTTCCTCCCCTCGCTCGTGAGCCCGTTCGGCGTTTACCTCGCGCGCATCTTCGCCGCATCCTCCGTGCCGGACGAGCTGCTGGAGGCTGCGCGCCTGGACGGCTCGGGCGAGATCCGCACCTTCTTCACCGTGAGCATGCGGCTGATGACGCCGGCGCTCGTGACGATGTTCCTCTTCCAGTTCGTCGCCATCTGGAACAACTTCTTCCTGCCGCTGATCATGCTGCGAAGCGAAGAGCTCTTCCCCGTGGTCTACGGCCTGTTCGGTTGGAACAACCAGCTGAATCAGCTGCCCGAACTGCGCGGACTCGTCCTCATCGGCGCTCTGCTGTCGGTGATCCCCCTGATCGTGACGTTCCTGCTGCTGCAGCGCTTCTGGCGCGGCGGCCTCGGAGCGGGCGCCATCAAGTGA
- a CDS encoding LacI family DNA-binding transcriptional regulator — translation MAASPSGPRRSTVHDVARAAGVSRGTVSRVLNGGYVSEQAREAIHRAISEVGYVPNTAARNLVRQRTQAVGFIVHEPHSLFLEDPNIGGIMLGANTTLSQADYQMVCVVVDTARDTDRVARYLSGGFVDGAVIVSARHQDPISDVVERLRLPVAFVGHPPGISGAWVGIDNRGAAEAVVTRLRETGRRRIGMIAAALDRDSGSDRLAGFRAALGDAFDPALVEPVDLYAFADGAAGMARLLERAPDLDGVFAASDAVAAGAMQALRAAGRRVPEDVGVVGFDDSAWATRTSPQLSTVHQPAEGLGAAAAAAVLAQLDGDQSVRTGILLDAPVVWRDSA, via the coding sequence ATGGCCGCATCCCCATCCGGACCCCGCCGCTCCACGGTGCACGACGTGGCGCGCGCTGCCGGGGTGTCCCGGGGCACGGTCAGCCGCGTGCTCAACGGCGGGTATGTGTCGGAGCAGGCGCGCGAGGCCATCCACCGCGCCATCAGCGAGGTCGGGTACGTGCCCAACACGGCGGCGCGCAACCTCGTGCGCCAGCGCACGCAGGCGGTCGGGTTCATCGTGCACGAGCCGCACTCGCTGTTCCTCGAGGACCCCAACATCGGCGGCATCATGCTGGGTGCCAACACGACGCTCTCGCAGGCGGACTACCAGATGGTGTGCGTCGTCGTGGACACCGCACGCGACACCGACCGGGTCGCCCGGTACCTCTCCGGCGGCTTCGTCGACGGTGCCGTCATCGTCTCGGCCCGTCACCAGGACCCCATCTCCGACGTCGTCGAGCGGCTCCGGCTCCCCGTCGCCTTCGTCGGCCACCCGCCCGGGATCAGCGGCGCCTGGGTCGGCATCGACAACCGCGGCGCCGCCGAGGCCGTCGTCACCCGACTCCGCGAGACGGGTCGCCGGCGCATCGGCATGATCGCCGCGGCCCTGGACCGGGACTCGGGCAGCGACCGCCTCGCCGGGTTCCGCGCGGCGCTGGGCGACGCGTTCGATCCCGCGCTGGTGGAACCCGTCGACCTGTACGCCTTCGCCGACGGTGCTGCCGGCATGGCTCGCCTGCTCGAGCGCGCCCCCGACCTCGACGGCGTGTTCGCCGCATCCGATGCCGTCGCAGCCGGTGCCATGCAGGCGCTCCGTGCGGCAGGGCGGAGGGTCCCCGAGGACGTCGGGGTGGTGGGCTTCGACGACAGTGCGTGGGCGACGCGCACGTCGCCCCAGCTGTCCACCGTGCACCAGCCCGCCGAGGGACTCGGCGCCGCCGCCGCCGCCGCCGTGCTCGCACAGCTCGACGGCGACCAGAGCGTGCGCACCGGCATCCTGCTTGACGCGCCCGTGGTCTGGCGCGACTCCGCCTGA
- a CDS encoding carbohydrate ABC transporter permease, with the protein MTITHAPARRRTRVPHKAAIAFLLVPFGILFTLFYVAPILFAIVQSTLVVRREGTFGKAEQVFGGFAQYVLVFQNEAFWSSVGRMLLFGVVQVPVMLGLALLFALLLDSPLVKGKRFFRLAFFVPYAVPGVIAAIMWGSLFSPNLSPFTALTKNVDFLGADLVLWSIANVVTWVYVGYNMLIIYSSLLSIPTEIYEAARLDGAGQFRIAWSIKIPLVRPAIVMTAIFSIIGTLQLLAEPQVFRSFSSAVTSTYTPNMTVYATASIPNPNLAAAFSVVLAVTTFVLSFGFMKYMQRKGNA; encoded by the coding sequence GTGACCATCACCCACGCGCCCGCGCGGCGCCGGACGCGGGTGCCGCACAAGGCGGCGATCGCGTTCCTGCTGGTGCCGTTCGGCATCCTGTTCACCCTGTTCTACGTCGCCCCGATCCTGTTCGCGATCGTGCAGTCGACCCTCGTCGTGCGCCGCGAGGGCACCTTCGGCAAGGCCGAGCAGGTCTTCGGGGGGTTCGCGCAGTACGTGCTCGTCTTCCAGAACGAGGCGTTCTGGAGCTCGGTCGGGCGGATGCTGCTGTTCGGCGTCGTGCAGGTGCCCGTCATGCTCGGTCTCGCACTGCTGTTCGCGCTGCTGCTGGACTCGCCGCTGGTCAAGGGCAAGCGCTTCTTCCGCCTCGCGTTCTTCGTGCCGTACGCGGTGCCCGGCGTCATCGCCGCGATCATGTGGGGCTCGCTCTTCTCGCCGAACCTGTCGCCGTTCACCGCCCTGACGAAGAACGTCGACTTCCTCGGCGCGGATCTCGTGCTGTGGTCGATCGCGAACGTCGTGACCTGGGTCTACGTCGGCTACAACATGCTGATCATCTACTCGTCGCTGCTGTCCATCCCGACGGAGATCTACGAGGCAGCGCGCCTGGACGGGGCCGGGCAGTTCCGCATCGCCTGGTCGATCAAGATCCCCCTCGTGCGGCCGGCGATCGTGATGACCGCGATCTTCTCGATCATCGGCACGCTGCAGCTGCTGGCGGAGCCGCAGGTGTTCCGCTCCTTCAGCTCTGCGGTCACCAGCACCTACACCCCGAACATGACGGTCTACGCGACCGCATCCATCCCCAACCCGAACCTCGCGGCCGCGTTCTCGGTCGTGCTGGCCGTGACCACGTTCGTGCTCTCGTTCGGATTCATGAAGTACATGCAGCGGAAGGGCAACGCATGA
- a CDS encoding beta-galactosidase, translated as MPDAAHLATLAADGIVFGSDYNPEQWDRSVWEEDVRLMNEAGVSLVAINVFGWSDINPAPGEWDFTALDDIIELLHTHGIRVNLGTGTASPPPWLSRIHPEVLPVSEDGVRAWPGGRQAYCPSSPVFRSYAAEVVTRVAERYGSHPAVVLWHVSNELGCHNALCYCDASADAFRGWLQRRYETIEALNDAWGTAFWSQRCGTWDDVLPPRRALSLRNPGQMLDFHRFSSDEQLGLYRAEAAIIRASSAVPVTTNFMVTAHIRNLDYWSWAGEMDVIANDHYLDNRLPLPRAELSFAADLTRGLAQGAPWLLMETSTGAVNWQPYNLAKSDGELLRNVIAHVARGADGICFFQWRASAQGAEKYHSALVPHAGTETEAWQRVRELGRTLRALAPVVGTRVHAQAALLFSWESWWAAEGEGRPSEALAYLEQVHAAHAALTAAGLTVDVVRPGAPLDGYDLVVVPALHLVRDADAAVIADRAASGAAVLITFFSGTVDERDAVRLGGYPGAFRDLLGVTAEEFAPLEPGHTVRLDSGAVGSVWTERMRATDAEVVDTFVDGPASGMPALTRRTVGTGSAWYLATQPDASSYAGIVSRMAAEAGLEPDASRIPGVEVVRRRGEQGSYLFVINHSDNEVAVDARGRDLLTDQPVDGTAVVAAGAVRIIEESL; from the coding sequence ATGCCCGACGCCGCCCATCTCGCCACCCTCGCCGCAGACGGAATCGTCTTCGGCAGCGACTACAACCCCGAGCAGTGGGACCGGTCGGTGTGGGAAGAGGACGTCCGCCTGATGAACGAGGCCGGCGTCAGCCTCGTGGCCATCAACGTCTTCGGCTGGTCGGACATCAACCCCGCTCCGGGCGAGTGGGACTTCACCGCTCTCGATGACATCATCGAGCTGTTGCACACCCACGGCATCCGGGTGAACCTCGGCACCGGCACCGCCTCCCCGCCGCCGTGGCTCAGCCGCATCCACCCCGAGGTCCTGCCCGTGTCGGAGGACGGCGTGCGCGCCTGGCCGGGCGGACGTCAGGCCTACTGCCCCAGCTCCCCCGTCTTCCGTTCCTACGCCGCCGAAGTCGTCACCAGGGTCGCCGAGCGCTACGGGAGCCACCCGGCGGTCGTCCTGTGGCACGTGTCGAACGAGCTCGGCTGCCACAACGCGCTCTGCTACTGCGATGCGAGCGCCGACGCCTTCCGCGGCTGGCTGCAGCGCCGCTACGAGACGATCGAGGCGCTCAACGACGCCTGGGGCACGGCGTTCTGGAGCCAGCGCTGCGGCACCTGGGACGACGTCCTGCCCCCGCGCCGCGCCCTGTCGCTGCGCAACCCCGGCCAGATGCTCGACTTCCACCGTTTCAGCTCCGACGAGCAGCTCGGTCTCTATCGCGCGGAGGCCGCCATCATCCGCGCGTCGAGCGCGGTGCCGGTGACCACGAATTTCATGGTGACCGCCCACATCCGCAACCTCGACTACTGGTCGTGGGCGGGCGAGATGGACGTCATCGCCAACGACCACTACCTCGACAACCGCCTCCCGCTCCCCCGCGCCGAACTATCGTTCGCGGCCGATCTGACCCGCGGACTCGCCCAGGGCGCGCCGTGGCTGCTCATGGAGACCTCCACCGGTGCGGTCAACTGGCAGCCGTACAACCTCGCGAAGAGCGACGGCGAGCTGCTGCGCAACGTCATCGCGCACGTCGCGCGCGGCGCCGACGGCATCTGCTTCTTCCAGTGGCGGGCCTCCGCGCAGGGTGCGGAGAAGTACCACTCCGCCCTGGTTCCCCACGCCGGCACCGAGACCGAGGCCTGGCAGCGCGTGCGCGAGCTCGGCCGCACGCTCCGCGCGCTCGCGCCCGTCGTGGGCACGCGGGTTCACGCACAGGCCGCCCTCCTCTTCAGCTGGGAGAGCTGGTGGGCCGCGGAGGGCGAGGGGCGCCCGAGCGAGGCGCTCGCCTACCTCGAGCAGGTGCACGCCGCGCACGCCGCGCTGACGGCGGCGGGTCTCACGGTCGACGTCGTGCGTCCTGGCGCCCCTCTCGACGGCTACGACCTCGTCGTCGTCCCCGCTCTCCACCTCGTGCGGGATGCGGATGCGGCGGTCATCGCCGACCGTGCCGCGTCCGGCGCCGCGGTGCTCATCACCTTCTTCAGCGGCACCGTCGACGAGCGCGACGCGGTGCGCCTGGGCGGCTACCCCGGCGCGTTCCGCGACCTGCTCGGAGTCACCGCGGAGGAGTTCGCCCCGCTCGAGCCCGGGCACACGGTGCGCCTCGACTCGGGCGCCGTCGGGAGCGTGTGGACCGAGCGGATGCGGGCGACGGATGCGGAGGTCGTCGACACGTTCGTCGACGGCCCGGCGAGCGGGATGCCCGCCCTCACCCGTCGCACCGTGGGCACGGGCTCCGCGTGGTACCTCGCAACCCAGCCGGACGCGTCCTCCTACGCCGGGATCGTCTCGCGGATGGCGGCGGAGGCCGGGCTCGAGCCCGACGCCTCGCGCATCCCCGGCGTCGAGGTCGTGCGCCGGCGAGGCGAGCAGGGCTCGTATCTGTTCGTCATCAACCACTCAGACAACGAGGTCGCCGTCGATGCCCGCGGCCGCGATCTGCTCACCGACCAGCCGGTCGACGGCACCGCGGTCGTGGCCGCCGGCGCCGTCCGGATCATCGAGGAGTCCCTGTGA
- a CDS encoding LacI family DNA-binding transcriptional regulator → MVRVSMADVAAHAGVSAQTVSRVVNQSPRVDPATRARVEAAMSALGYRMHRAARALRTGQTRTIGLVVSTLASVGNSRMLQAIAEAAAVRDYALAIVTVAGTRDIAEAFSQLRDQGVDGAVVLNEATRLARGAEPPAGLRLVVVDSPPDDRFTIVQTDHAGGARLATRHLLDAGHRTVHHLAGPVTSFAASERERGWREALAEAGVDEPEPERGDWTSRSGYERGTAFAAASAVFVANDQMALGLLRALADAGRRVPEDVAVVGFDDIVDASEYRPPLTTVRQDFDALGSRAVEVLVRMIETDEAASAHSIGATLVVRDSA, encoded by the coding sequence ATGGTTCGGGTATCGATGGCGGATGTCGCCGCGCATGCGGGCGTCTCCGCCCAGACCGTGTCGCGTGTGGTGAATCAGAGCCCGCGCGTCGACCCGGCCACGCGCGCCAGGGTCGAGGCTGCGATGAGCGCGCTGGGCTACCGGATGCACCGCGCCGCACGTGCGCTGCGCACCGGGCAGACCCGCACGATCGGTCTCGTCGTGTCCACTCTCGCCTCGGTCGGCAACTCGCGCATGCTGCAGGCGATCGCGGAGGCCGCAGCCGTACGCGACTACGCGCTCGCGATCGTCACGGTCGCAGGCACCCGCGACATCGCGGAGGCCTTCTCGCAGCTGCGCGATCAGGGGGTCGACGGAGCCGTCGTCCTGAACGAGGCGACGCGACTCGCCCGCGGAGCCGAGCCGCCCGCGGGGCTCCGTCTCGTCGTGGTCGACTCGCCACCCGACGACCGCTTCACGATCGTGCAGACCGATCACGCGGGCGGCGCGAGGCTCGCGACGCGGCACCTGCTGGATGCCGGCCATCGCACGGTGCATCACCTGGCGGGTCCGGTGACCTCCTTCGCGGCGTCCGAACGCGAGCGCGGCTGGCGCGAGGCCCTCGCCGAAGCGGGCGTCGATGAGCCCGAGCCGGAGCGCGGCGACTGGACCTCCCGCTCGGGTTACGAGCGCGGCACGGCGTTCGCCGCCGCGTCCGCCGTCTTCGTCGCGAACGACCAGATGGCCCTCGGTCTGCTGCGCGCCCTTGCCGACGCGGGCCGACGTGTTCCCGAGGACGTCGCGGTCGTGGGCTTCGACGACATCGTGGACGCGAGCGAATACCGTCCGCCGTTGACAACAGTGCGGCAGGACTTCGACGCGCTGGGCTCTCGTGCCGTCGAGGTGCTCGTGCGCATGATCGAGACGGACGAGGCCGCATCCGCGCACTCGATCGGTGCCACACTCGTCGTCCGCGACAGCGCCTGA